Proteins encoded within one genomic window of Anaerolineales bacterium:
- a CDS encoding amidohydrolase family protein produces the protein MSVTLVLVNGSLIDGSGGEPISDAVVVIDAERIVAVGARSQIEIPKDAPIIDVAGAAILPGFINTHVHSAYDEDKLAAWAQDGVTTVRDLGNDSDPQILNAFRNSASQDPRFARLVAAGPLLTTIGGYGTRQVGSVAEARDAVSELLNAGVDLIKVGIEDNLQGRTWPMLSVEEITAIVERAHSGNVPVSAHVSRSDHVEIALQAGVDDVAHMVVDEISDDLVERMIAAYIYWVPTLELWACVDDLHPVHYGDQAVQNLTRFSQAGGLIALGTDCTGYRCVFDLGMPMTEIELMRQAGMTPMEIIVAATKNAAHVCNLDSDLGTLEAGKIADILVVDGNPLEDLSVLQNISMVIHNGVIIRE, from the coding sequence TTGTCTGTAACGCTGGTTCTGGTCAACGGTTCACTGATCGACGGTAGTGGAGGCGAACCCATATCTGATGCTGTTGTCGTGATCGACGCCGAACGCATCGTCGCTGTGGGAGCGCGTTCGCAGATTGAGATACCCAAAGATGCGCCAATCATCGACGTTGCTGGGGCGGCCATCCTTCCGGGTTTTATCAATACACATGTACATAGCGCGTACGATGAAGATAAACTCGCAGCCTGGGCGCAAGATGGTGTGACCACAGTGCGGGATTTGGGGAACGATAGCGATCCGCAGATCCTGAATGCGTTCCGCAACAGCGCATCTCAGGACCCTCGCTTTGCGCGCCTTGTCGCCGCCGGGCCGCTCTTAACGACGATAGGCGGATATGGAACCCGTCAAGTAGGCTCGGTGGCGGAAGCCCGAGACGCTGTGTCGGAGCTTTTAAACGCCGGTGTAGACTTGATCAAAGTCGGCATCGAGGACAATCTACAAGGTCGCACGTGGCCAATGCTTTCGGTGGAAGAGATTACGGCGATCGTAGAACGTGCGCATTCCGGAAACGTCCCGGTTTCGGCGCACGTCAGCCGCAGCGATCACGTGGAAATAGCGCTCCAGGCAGGTGTCGATGACGTCGCGCACATGGTCGTGGATGAGATCTCGGACGATCTGGTCGAGCGCATGATTGCTGCGTATATCTACTGGGTGCCGACCCTGGAATTGTGGGCCTGTGTCGACGATCTGCACCCTGTACACTACGGCGATCAAGCCGTACAGAATCTCACTCGTTTCTCCCAGGCCGGTGGACTGATTGCGTTGGGGACGGATTGCACCGGTTACCGTTGTGTATTCGATCTGGGCATGCCAATGACGGAGATCGAGCTCATGCGGCAGGCCGGTATGACGCCAATGGAGATCATCGTCGCCGCCACGAAGAACGCCGCGCACGTATGCAATCTGGATTCAGACTTGGGGACGCTGGAAGCAGGCAAGATCGCCGATATCCTGGTGGTGGATGGGAATCCGCTCGAGGATCTCTCCGTGCTGCAGAACATAAGCATGGTGATACACAACGGGGTTATTATTCGCGAATGA
- a CDS encoding C-GCAxxG-C-C family protein, which produces MDDQAAKRSREYLESGYWCAESVLLAVAEAKGIQSDLVPRIATGFCSGMARTCGQCGALSGGIMSIGMVFGRTSPGSPVNETYSRVKALRQDFEAKFGSTGCTELLGLDLGTEEGLQVFHENNLREKCLEYTQETVRMVMKLLADPGPG; this is translated from the coding sequence ATGGACGATCAAGCTGCGAAACGGAGCCGGGAATATTTGGAGTCCGGGTATTGGTGTGCCGAGAGTGTTCTTCTGGCGGTGGCGGAAGCGAAGGGTATCCAATCCGATTTAGTTCCCAGGATCGCCACGGGTTTCTGCAGCGGCATGGCGAGGACGTGCGGGCAGTGCGGCGCCCTCAGCGGCGGGATCATGAGCATCGGCATGGTGTTCGGCAGGACTTCTCCCGGCAGCCCGGTAAACGAAACATATTCACGAGTGAAAGCATTACGCCAGGATTTCGAGGCGAAATTTGGATCGACCGGCTGCACCGAACTCCTTGGGCTGGACTTGGGCACGGAAGAGGGACTGCAGGTGTTTCATGAAAACAACCTGCGTGAAAAGTGCCTGGAATATACGCAAGAGACCGTACGCATGGTCATGAAGCTGCTGGCAGATCCTGGTCCGGGCTAG